The nucleotide window ATCCGGTTTGCATGCCGGACAGGTAGGGAAGGGTTTCCGGCGTTGGCGCGCCATTGAGGCGGGCGTGGATCTTGATCCGCACGCCATCACCTTCGCGGGTGAAGGTGATGGTATTGTGGAGTTCGAAGAGCGGCTTGGTTTCCGCATCAAGGGCGGCGCTGAGAAAGGTGAGACGATCCGGTGGAGCGACCTCCTGCACCACGCCGGACATCGGATGGACGGTGCCATCCGGGGCCCGCATGTGGATGAGGATGATGCCTCCGGGTTTCGCTTCGAATTGGCACAGCGGATTCGTGAAGCCTTGCGGGCCCCACCATGCCTTGAGGCGGCCGGGATCCGCCCACGCATCGAAGGCGTCCTCCGCGCTGGCATCAAGGAAACGGGAGATCGCCACCTCGCGCAGCTTCATGTCCGTGAGGCGGCCGTCCAGACGCTCGAAGCATTCGTTCCATCCGCCCTGATGGCCTTCCTGCGATTGCACCGTGGCGAAGACACCCTGCGAGAACTGCATCCGCGTGCGGCCGTCCTCTTCATCCGAGAGCAGCACGGTGACGATGGTTTCCGGGCCGGGGCCGTAGTCTTCCTCCCAGATGTGGGTGAAGACGATCTTCCTGTCTTCGATGAGTTCCTGATAGACGCCGCCGAGCCGATGCTGGGTGCCATCCGGAGCGAGCATGCACGAACGCCACGCACCACCGACACGGAGCTCGCCTTCCGAGAATGGAATGGTGAATCCGTGCGGCGCGCTCCAGTGATCGAGATGTTCCTTCTCCGTCCACGCGCGATAGACCAGCGGGCGCGGGGCATCGAAGACGCGGTCGATGGACAGCACGCGATCGGCTGGAGCGGTGGTGGCGGACGTGCTCATGGCGATGGTCCTTTATTTTTGAATGGCAGCGGGATCCATCCACATGAATTCCCAGATGTGGCCGTCCGGATCCTGGAAACCGTGGCCATACATGAAGCCATGATCCTGCGGCTCCTTGTAGGTGGTGCCGCCCGCGGCGAGCGCCTTCGCGATGGTGGCATCCACCTCCCCGCGGCTGTCACAGGAAAGGCAGATCAGCACCTCGGTGGAGGTTTTGGCATCGCTGATCGGCTTCGGTGTAAACATCGAGAAGTGAGGATGGGTGAGCAGCATCACGTGGATGATGTCGCTCACGATCATGCAGGCCGCGTTGTCATCGGTGAACTGTGGATTGAAGGTGTAGCCGAGCGCGGAGAAGAACTCCTTCGAGCGCGGCAGGTCCTGCACGGGCAGGTTGATGAAGACGAGTTTGCTCATGGTAATGGAATGGGTGGAGATGATCAGTCTTTGCAGGGGCCGGTGACGGTAGGCCGGACTTCGATGACGGCACCGGCATCAAGGGCTGGGAAACGACCGGCGATGGCGATGGCTTCCTCCTTGCTGGCGCAGTCGATGATTTCAAAACCGCCGATGACTTCCTTCGATTCGGAGAAGGGTCCGTCGGTCACGATGACCGAACCGCTTTTCTGCCGGACCACGGTGGTGGTGTCCGGCGCTTGCAGGCCGACGGCATGGACAGCGACGCCCTTGTCGACAAGTTCCTGGTGCCAGACTCCGCAAGCCTCATGGACCTCATTGCGTTGGTCGGTGGTGAGGCTGTTCCAGCGTGCGGGATCGGCGTGGATGATGAGAAGGACGAATTGCATGGGATGGAATGAGATTCAGCGCAGGAGTCCGCAGAAAGCCTTGCGGCCGTCCCAAAGCAGGTAGGCGGCGAAAACGCAGACGGTGATGAGAACGGGGTCGAAGATCATCGCGCCCTTCAGGATGAAAATGTGGAAGGCGAGGATGTTCACGATGATCGGACCGAGCACCAGCAGGCCGAAATTCCGGGTCTTCGGAATGGCGACGAGAAGACCACCGGCCACTTCCAACACCTTCACGAAGGTCATATAACCGGTGGGCATCAGGGCGCCCATGAAGAGTGCGGGTGGCGAACCTTCGGGCGGGGCGGGAGGAGTCGGGCCGAGATGCAGGAGCACCATCAGGCCGAAAGCGACGAACATCAGGCCAAGAAGGCCGCCGACGATGTTAGGGATGTGTTTCATGGATGGAATGGGAGTCGATGATTCTGGTGGATTACTTCTTCTCAACGATCTCCTTGAGATTGCTGAGGCCTTTTTCGAAATCGGCGCCGACGAGCTTGTCCATGTTCATGAGCAGGCCCATCGCTTTCATCGCGAAGTTCTTTTTCCCGATCATGGTCCAGGTCACCCGCGTGCCGTTGGCTTCGGGAGCGAGGGTGAACTCGGCGGTATTGGTGGCGGCGAAGGGCTTGAGGAATTCCAGGCGCATCGACACACGCTTGGCCGGGTCGCTTTCGGTGATGGTCATGCGGCCTTCACCGACCTTGCTGTTGCCCGCCCAAGAGTAGATCGCGCCGGTGCCCGCGGGCGGACCCTCGAAGGTCTGCTTCATCGCCGGGTCCATCTTCGCCCAGGGCGACCAGTCCACCCACTTGTGGTAGTCATTGATCTGTTCGAAAACAGTGGCAGGTGGTGCGGCGACCACCGCGCTGCGGCTGATCCTGCAATCCGGGGACTGGAACGCGGCGACGGCGAGAAACACGATCACGACGGCGGCGAGGGCGATGAGAATCTTTTTGAACATGGGAGTGGTTCTTTAGGGATGGGCTAACAGCAAAGTGGGTGGCGGAAGGGGAATCAAGCTCACACCGCCTTCCCCGACTGCAAGCGACGGAACCGTTGCACGGCGAGGAAGGCCAATGAGAGCAGGCACAGGGCGATCAGCGCGTGGCGGATGATGGACGCCGCTGGAATCGAGAGGCCGATGCCACTGGCCAGCGCGACATAGGCCGCGAAACAGGCCGGGCATTTCGGCATCAGCACCA belongs to Luteolibacter ambystomatis and includes:
- a CDS encoding SRPBCC family protein, whose translation is MSTSATTAPADRVLSIDRVFDAPRPLVYRAWTEKEHLDHWSAPHGFTIPFSEGELRVGGAWRSCMLAPDGTQHRLGGVYQELIEDRKIVFTHIWEEDYGPGPETIVTVLLSDEEDGRTRMQFSQGVFATVQSQEGHQGGWNECFERLDGRLTDMKLREVAISRFLDASAEDAFDAWADPGRLKAWWGPQGFTNPLCQFEAKPGGIILIHMRAPDGTVHPMSGVVQEVAPPDRLTFLSAALDAETKPLFELHNTITFTREGDGVRIKIHARLNGAPTPETLPYLSGMQTGWAQSMDRLQRHLEIY
- a CDS encoding VOC family protein; amino-acid sequence: MSKLVFINLPVQDLPRSKEFFSALGYTFNPQFTDDNAACMIVSDIIHVMLLTHPHFSMFTPKPISDAKTSTEVLICLSCDSRGEVDATIAKALAAGGTTYKEPQDHGFMYGHGFQDPDGHIWEFMWMDPAAIQK
- a CDS encoding SRPBCC family protein gives rise to the protein MFKKILIALAAVVIVFLAVAAFQSPDCRISRSAVVAAPPATVFEQINDYHKWVDWSPWAKMDPAMKQTFEGPPAGTGAIYSWAGNSKVGEGRMTITESDPAKRVSMRLEFLKPFAATNTAEFTLAPEANGTRVTWTMIGKKNFAMKAMGLLMNMDKLVGADFEKGLSNLKEIVEKK
- a CDS encoding YciI family protein, with product MQFVLLIIHADPARWNSLTTDQRNEVHEACGVWHQELVDKGVAVHAVGLQAPDTTTVVRQKSGSVIVTDGPFSESKEVIGGFEIIDCASKEEAIAIAGRFPALDAGAVIEVRPTVTGPCKD